The Vicia villosa cultivar HV-30 ecotype Madison, WI linkage group LG1, Vvil1.0, whole genome shotgun sequence genome includes a region encoding these proteins:
- the LOC131658141 gene encoding uncharacterized protein LOC131658141, whose translation MDPRADPPKDSLSPYEGTKKIQIGEDLLQVTYLGVSLDPEEETEIVEVLRQNIDLFAWKPSDMPDINPNVMFHHLALDPGKKPVSQRKCKGGEEKIKAITEEVRKLLEAKFIKKISRATYQRLMDKVFASQIGRNLEVYVDDMVVKTPASKRHIEDLAETFRFVRSFDMRLNPEKCTFGVQAGKFLGFMLTSRGIEANPEKCQAILDMRSPSSKIEVQQLTGRLVALSQFLSCVGDKAIHFFAAIRKAKEFEWTPTCEEAFLAVKKFLSSPPILTRPKENSHLVLYLSVTDNVVSSVLVQDGAEGERSVYHGHKVTVKTNYPIKKILMKPYLAGRMVTWGVELSEYDIQFTPRTSIKSQALADFMVVLSAPNIEESINGWTLHVDGSSNLKGSRAGIASNNQAKYEALIAGMKLTEEVGVTQLTVKMDSQLIASQVKGEYQAKDVSLHRADVLARLARTKGLDLNKTYLTSGALPDDSDQALGIKKAVVKYTLIGGKVYRMGQSTPMLRCVSEADVRLVMMEVHEGACDSHIVGRALVGKILRVGQVPVEALHSVFSPWQFYQWGADILGPFPIAPGQLKFLIIVADYFTKWIEAEAVARISTEKVHSQQVKEKEYVLHPVDPQGDHPALP comes from the exons ATGGATCCTCGAGCTGATCCCCCCAAAGACAGTTTGTCTCCCTATGAAGGGACCAAAAAGATCCAGATCGGGGAGGATCTGTTGCAGGTGACATACTTGGGAGTCAGCCTAGACCCCGAGGAAGAAACTGAGATAGTGGAGGTTCTACGCCAAAACATTGATCTATTTGCCTGGAAGCCTTCAGACATGCCCGATATCAACCCAAATGTAATGTTCCATCACTTGGCGCTTGACCCCGGGAAGAAACCGGTTTCTCAGAGGAAGTGCAAAGGTGgcgaagaaaaaataaaagccaTTACAGAGGAGGTCAGGAAGCTGTTAGAGGCTaagttcataaaaaaaatatcaa GGGCTACCTACCAGAGGTTGATGGACAAAGTGTTCGCCAGTCAGATTGGCAGAAATTTGGAGGTGTACGTGGATGATATGGTGGTCAAAACTCCAGCATCTAAACGACATATAGAGGATCTGGCCGAAACTTTCAGGTTTGTGAGAAGTTTTGACATGAGGCTGAACCCAGAGAAATGTACCTTTGGAGTTCAAGCCGGGAAGTTTCTCGGGTTTATGCTCACAAGCCGGGGAATTGAAGCTAATCCCGAAAAGTGCCAAGCAATCCTCGATATGAGAAGCCCTTCGTCCAAAATAGAAGTTCAACAACTTACGGGTAGGCTGGTGGCTCTGTCCCAATTCTTGTCTTGTGTAGGCGATAAGGCCATTCATTTCTTCGCAGCAATTCGGAAGGCTAAAGAATTTGAATGGACACCTACTTGTGAAGAGGCATTCCTGGCCGTAAAAAAGTTCTTGTCATCTCCACCAATCTTGACCAGGCCAAAGGAAAATTCTCACTTGGTGTTGTACCTATCTGTAACAGACAATGTCGTGAGCTCGGTCCTGGTTCAAGATGGTGCAGAGGGGGAGAGGTCGGTGTATCAT GGGCATAAAGTCACTGTCAAAACAAATTACCCAATAAAGAAAATACTTATGAAGCCATACCTAGCAGGAAGGATGGTCACATGGGGGGTAGAGTTGTCGGAATACGACATTCAATTCACCCCAAGAACGAGTATAAAGTCTCAGGCATTGGCCGACTTTATGGTTGTGTTAAGTGCCCCGAATATTGAGGAAAGCATCAACGGTTGGACTCTCCATGTTGATGGTTCATCCAATCTCAAGGGTAGCAGAGCCGGGATA GCTAGCAATAACCAGGCCAAATATGAAGCACTCATAGCCGGGATGAAACTCACTGAAGAGGTGGGTGTTACTCAACTGACGGTAAAAATGGACTCACAATTAATAGCATCACAAGTGAAAGGAGAATACCAGGCAAAGGACGTGTCACTGCATAG GGCCGATGTATTAGCTCGGTTAGCTAGAACCAAAGGTCTCGATTTAAACAAAACG TATTTGACTTCAGGCGCATTACCCGACGACTCTGATCAAGCACTGGGAATTAAAAAGGCTGTCGTCAAATACACTCTAATTGGTGGAAAAGTGTATAGAATGGGACAATCTACTCCAATGCTGAGATGCGTATCCGAAGCAGATGTCAGGTTGGTCATGATGGAGGTGCATGAAGGAGCATGTGATTCACACATTGTAGGAAGAGCTCTCGTGGGAAAGATTCTCCGAGTAGG TCAAGTCCCCGTCGAGGCATTACATTCCGTCTTCTCTCCATGGCAATTTTATCAGTGGGGTGCTGACATCCTCGGTCCATTCCCCATTGCTCCTGGACAACTTAAGTTTCTAATCATAGTCGccgactacttcacaaagtggatcGAGGCCGAAGCTGTGGCTCGGATATCCACCGAGAAG GTTCATTCACAGCAGGTCAAGGAGAAGGAGTACGTTCTGCATCCAGTGGATCCACAAGGCGACCATCCTGCACTACCTTAA